The following coding sequences are from one Dermacentor silvarum isolate Dsil-2018 chromosome 4, BIME_Dsil_1.4, whole genome shotgun sequence window:
- the LOC125944706 gene encoding uncharacterized protein LOC125944706 produces the protein MQENMMERYPVGRDHFDSDYETTTERITTRESYPRKVVAFTEKIHSKPSLPQILLVAIFKVMVLIMFKQYSDREPPTAHAGSDHDSSGISQASMSPIAAWKAAYARRRSTLHSIQERTLDMQAQGIGEAHTPRSIPTPPSAVPGTPAGVSPGSSSPGLLRNDQGGDDEKHCFIAGVNILKRYP, from the exons ATGCAAGAGAACATGATGGAGAGATATCCTGTAGGACGTGACCACTTTGATTCG GATTACGAGACCACGACTGAACGCATCACTACAAGAGAAtcgtacccccgtaaggtcgTGGCCTTTACAGAG AAAATCCACTCGAAGCCGTCACTTCCTCAAATTCTTCTAGTGGCGATATTTAAG GTGATGGTGCTGATCATGTTCAAGCAGTACAGTGATCGCGAGCCCCCAACAGCGCACGCCGGCAGCGACCACGACTCGAGCGGCATATCGCAGGCGTCCATGTCGCCGATCGCCGCCTGGAAGGCCGCCTACGCGCGTCGCCGCTCGACGCTGCACTCGATACAGGAACGAACGCTCGACATGCAGGCCCAAGGCATCGGCGAAGCGCACACACCGCGTTCCATCCCCACTCCGCCTTCCGCAGTTCCAGGAACTCCCGCAGGAGTGAGCCCTGGGTCATCAAGCCCGGGTTTGCTCCGCAATGACCAAGGTGGTGATGACGAAAAGCACTGCTTCATCGCTGGCGTGAATATTCTGAAACGCTACCCATAG